One window from the genome of Carassius carassius chromosome 15, fCarCar2.1, whole genome shotgun sequence encodes:
- the ica1 gene encoding islet cell autoantigen 1 isoform X3, which translates to MELLKVLEQYQRRISFLSQEENELGRFLRSQGSQDKSRAGKIMQATGKALCFSSQQRLALRAPLGRLYQEVETFRYRAISDTWLTVNRMEQSRTEYRGALLWMKDVSQELDPDTHKQMEKFRKVQTQVRHTKTGFDKLKNDVCQKVDLLGASRCNLLSHVLTTYQTTLLHFWEKTSHTMAAIHESFKGCQTHEASALGGSDQAAKKKVKKKTKAKAEDEETSQNTDEALISIEEETLSSNLMQTGNDDTFSSSHEKDGLSLLNEILGSSSLEDRGFSQEWREVFGEDDLTGGNRADTQLSEEEPAFFLPSKLLDQNMNGPQSKVSGWTTAIPQNIPENSSVASQISSKPAVKDTSKDLSAWFNLFADLDPLSNPDAIGRTDEEQELLNA; encoded by the exons ATGGAGCTCCTTAAGGTGCTTGAACAGTATCAAAGGAGAATCAGCT ttttgtcCCAGGAGGAGAATGAACTGGGTCGGTTCCTGCGTTCGCAGGGCTCTCAGGACAAAAGTCGTGCTGGAAAGATCATGCAAGCTACTGGGAAAGCTCTCTGCTTCTCTTCACAGCAGAG GCTGGCGCTGCGAGCTCCGCTGGGCCGTCTGTACCAGGAGGTGGAGACGTTTCGGTACCGAGCCATTTCTGACACCTGGCTGACGGTGAACAGGATGGAGCAGTCACGGACCGAGTACAGAGGAGCTCTGCTCTGGATGAAGGACGTTTCTCAGGAGCTGGACCCCGACACACACAAGCAGATGGAGAAGTTTCGTAAG GTTCAAACTCAGGTGCGTCATACCAAGACAGGTTTTGACAAACTGAAGAATGATGTGTGTCAGAAGGTTGATCTGCTCGGAGCCAGTCGCTGTAATCTGCTCTCACACGTTCTGACAACCTATCAG ACCACATTGCTTCATTTCTGGGAGAAAACCTCTCACACTATGGCTGCTATTCATGAGAGCTTCAAAGGCTGCCAGACTCACGAGGCTTCAGCGCTGGGG GGTTCAGATCAAGCTGCAAAGAAAAAAGTCAAGAAGAAAACAAAGGCAAAAGCAGAAGATGAAGAGACGAGTCAGAATACAGATGAAGC CCTTATTTCAATTGAAGAAGAAACTCTGAGCAGTAACCTCATGCAAACAG GAAATGATGACACTTTCTCCAGCAGTCACGAGAAGGATGGCTTGAGTTTGTTGAATGAGATTCTGGGCAGCAGTTCTCTGGAGGACAGGGGTTTCTCACAGGAATGGCGGGAGGTGTTTGGGGAAGATGATCTGACCGGCGGTAACAGAGCAGACACTCAGCTGTCCGAGGAGGAGCCCGCTTTCTTTCTGCCTTCCAAACTACTGGACCAGAACATGAACGGCCCGCAGTCCAAAGTCTCAG GTTGGACAACAGCCATTCCACAGAATATTCCTGAAAACTCATCTGTAGCGAGTCAAATCTCTTCCAAACCTGCAGTGAAAG ATACCTCAAAAGATCTCTCTGCTTGGTTCAATCTGTTTGCTGACCTGGATCCGCTGTCAAACCCGGATGCAATCGGCCGAACCGATGAAGAACAGGAGCTCCTGAACGCTTAA
- the ica1 gene encoding islet cell autoantigen 1 isoform X1: MTNMEKGNQGNSHFDHFLQSQESSVVNKFQQKYWKTKQTLIKVTGKKEDEYVVASDADLDAKLEVFHSVQRTCMELLKVLEQYQRRISFLSQEENELGRFLRSQGSQDKSRAGKIMQATGKALCFSSQQRLALRAPLGRLYQEVETFRYRAISDTWLTVNRMEQSRTEYRGALLWMKDVSQELDPDTHKQMEKFRKVQTQVRHTKTGFDKLKNDVCQKVDLLGASRCNLLSHVLTTYQTTLLHFWEKTSHTMAAIHESFKGCQTHEASALGGSDQAAKKKVKKKTKAKAEDEETSQNTDEALISIEEETLSSNLMQTGNDDTFSSSHEKDGLSLLNEILGSSSLEDRGFSQEWREVFGEDDLTGGNRADTQLSEEEPAFFLPSKLLDQNMNGPQSKVSGWTTAIPQNIPENSSVASQISSKPAVKDTSKDLSAWFNLFADLDPLSNPDAIGRTDEEQELLNA, encoded by the exons ATGACAAACATGGAGAAAGGGAACCA AGGTAATTCTCATTTTGATCACTTTCTCCAAAGTCAAGAATCATCCGTGGTCAACAAGTTCCAGCAGAAATACTGGAAAACCAAGCAAACCCTGATTAAAGTCACAGGAAAGAAGGAAGATGAGTATGTTGTTGCTTCAGATGCTGATCTGGACGCTAAACTGGAG GTGTTTCATTCAGTACAGAGAACGTGCATGGAGCTCCTTAAGGTGCTTGAACAGTATCAAAGGAGAATCAGCT ttttgtcCCAGGAGGAGAATGAACTGGGTCGGTTCCTGCGTTCGCAGGGCTCTCAGGACAAAAGTCGTGCTGGAAAGATCATGCAAGCTACTGGGAAAGCTCTCTGCTTCTCTTCACAGCAGAG GCTGGCGCTGCGAGCTCCGCTGGGCCGTCTGTACCAGGAGGTGGAGACGTTTCGGTACCGAGCCATTTCTGACACCTGGCTGACGGTGAACAGGATGGAGCAGTCACGGACCGAGTACAGAGGAGCTCTGCTCTGGATGAAGGACGTTTCTCAGGAGCTGGACCCCGACACACACAAGCAGATGGAGAAGTTTCGTAAG GTTCAAACTCAGGTGCGTCATACCAAGACAGGTTTTGACAAACTGAAGAATGATGTGTGTCAGAAGGTTGATCTGCTCGGAGCCAGTCGCTGTAATCTGCTCTCACACGTTCTGACAACCTATCAG ACCACATTGCTTCATTTCTGGGAGAAAACCTCTCACACTATGGCTGCTATTCATGAGAGCTTCAAAGGCTGCCAGACTCACGAGGCTTCAGCGCTGGGG GGTTCAGATCAAGCTGCAAAGAAAAAAGTCAAGAAGAAAACAAAGGCAAAAGCAGAAGATGAAGAGACGAGTCAGAATACAGATGAAGC CCTTATTTCAATTGAAGAAGAAACTCTGAGCAGTAACCTCATGCAAACAG GAAATGATGACACTTTCTCCAGCAGTCACGAGAAGGATGGCTTGAGTTTGTTGAATGAGATTCTGGGCAGCAGTTCTCTGGAGGACAGGGGTTTCTCACAGGAATGGCGGGAGGTGTTTGGGGAAGATGATCTGACCGGCGGTAACAGAGCAGACACTCAGCTGTCCGAGGAGGAGCCCGCTTTCTTTCTGCCTTCCAAACTACTGGACCAGAACATGAACGGCCCGCAGTCCAAAGTCTCAG GTTGGACAACAGCCATTCCACAGAATATTCCTGAAAACTCATCTGTAGCGAGTCAAATCTCTTCCAAACCTGCAGTGAAAG ATACCTCAAAAGATCTCTCTGCTTGGTTCAATCTGTTTGCTGACCTGGATCCGCTGTCAAACCCGGATGCAATCGGCCGAACCGATGAAGAACAGGAGCTCCTGAACGCTTAA
- the LOC132157855 gene encoding neurexophilin 1 — protein MDRSKRKMKYPCADSDPLPISTPDVRDADQDLLSDKLQPCPKQELWDWAPNLTETHPSAQQSRKWVTVKRGKAKKMFGWGDFQCKVKSTSLDLLIAGKIVDHGNGTFSVYFRYNTTGGGNVSVGLVPPSKVVEFDAAAQPILHSVESRMFNCRVEHERVERGTKSTRCWYDPSHICDQDQTHSHVSWLCSKPFKVICVYIYFYSLDYKLVQKVCPDFNYHSESPYLPFG, from the coding sequence ATGGACAGGTCTAAGAGGAAAATGAAGTATCCATGTGCTGATTCGGACCCATTGCCCATTTCAACTCCCGATGTCCGTGATGCTGACCAAGACCTCCTGTCTGACAAACTCCAGCCATGTCCCAAGCAAGAGCTGTGGGACTGGGCTCCAAACCTGACCGAGACACACCCGTCCGCCCAACAATCCAGGAAATGGGTCACGGTGAAAAGAGGCAAAGCTAAGAAGATGTTCGGCTGGGGAGATTTCCAGTGCAAAGTAAAGTCCACGAGCCTCGATCTGCTCATTGCTGGGAAGATCGTGGATCACGGCAATGGGACATTCAGCGTTTATTTCCGATACAACACCACCGGAGGTGGAAATGTGTCCGTAGGGCTGGTTCCTCCAAGCAAAGTGGTGGAATTTGATGCAGCGGCTCAACCCATTCTGCACTCGGTGGAGTCGAGGATGTTTAACTGCAGGGTGGAGCATGAGAGGGTGGAGAGAGGTACCAAAAGCACACGCTGCTGGTATGACCCGTCTCATATCTGCGACCAGGATCAGACTCACAGCCATGTTTCTTGGCTCTGCTCAAAACCGTTCAAAGTCATCTGTGTCTACATATACTTCTATAGCTTGGACTACAAACTGGTGCAGAAAGTCTGTCCAGACTTTAATTACCACAGCGAGTCTCCATACTTACCTTTTGGATGA
- the LOC132157856 gene encoding glucocorticoid-induced transcript 1 protein, producing MECSSTSFFSSRNNRSPSSSSSSSSSHAENMKQITKPTRIPSENHFITAGRARSASRQPPSSDKLPEQYLIGQWPREPYRPQASCMSDKATQTPGFWTEDEGEVNVHKRSASWGSADHLIEIAKLRQQLQRSLQGSRSIKEKEVMHLNPAQPKRLSASSSNTVLSRPVMCRMPSCSDGVNQELENVFICEDRGRVEEKALEVRDGGRAPVPPLHHTHSAETQISCSPCYCCSPAAEAEKDYRCGSPLPQFSSSPKPNNSYTFNREPPEGCEKVKVFEDLITCRTQGFPIFSCPDRNKVNFTPSGSAFCPVKLLCSSLFPSDDAARPSSGQTSGSFTELRPVSSERCSIRKCLLLS from the exons ATGGAGTGTTCATCCACGTCATTCTTCTCTTCAAGAAACAACAGAagtccttcatcatcatcatcatcatcatcatcacatgctGAAAACATGAAACAAATCACTAAGCCCACCAGGATCCCATCAGAGAATCACTTTATAACAGCAGGGAGAG CTCGATCAGCCAGTCGACAGCCGCCCTCATCGGACAAGCTGCCTGAGCAGTACCTAATTGGACAGTGGCCGCGAGAGCCGTACCGACCCCAGGCATCCTGTATGAGTGATAAAGCCACACAG ACTCCTGGCTTTTGGACTGAGGATGAAGGAGAGGTTAACGTGCACAAACGCTCGGCATCATGGGGCAGCGCTGACCATCTCATAGag ATTGCAAAACTCCGTCAGCAGCTCCAGCGCAGTTTGCAGGGCAGCCGCAGTATCAAGGAGAAAGAAGTAATGCATCTGAATCCGGCCCAG CCAAAGCGGCTCTCTGCATCCTCCTCTAATACGGTCCTTTCCAGACCCGTCATGTGTCGAATGCCCAGCTGTAGTGACGGTGTTAACCAGGAGCTGGAGAACGTCTTCATCTGTGAAGACCGGGGGAGAGTGGAGGAGAAG GCTTTGGAGGTGCGGGACGGTGGCCGCGCTCCTGTTCCTCctcttcatcacacacacagcgCTGAGACGCAGATCTCCTGCAGTCCCTGTTACTGCTGCTCTCCTGCTGCCGAGGCTGAGAAAG ATTACAGGTGTGGTTCACCTCTGCCTCAGTTTTCCAGCTCTCCCAAACCCAACAACAGTTACACGTTTAATCGTGAGCCTCCTGAGGGCTGCGAGAAAGTCAAAGTGTTTGAAGATCTCAT cACTTGTAGGACACAAGGCTTTCCCATCTTCTCCTGCCCAGACAGAAACAAGGTGAACTTCACTCCCAGCGGCTCGGCCTTCTGTCCGGTGAAGCTGCTGTGTTCCTCTCTTTTCCCGTCAGATGATGCTGCTCGCCCCAGTTCAGGACAGACGTCTGGTTCATTTACAGAGCTGCGGCCCGTGTCGTCTGAACGCTGCAGTATTAGGAAGTGCCTGCTGCTCAGTTAG
- the ica1 gene encoding islet cell autoantigen 1 isoform X2, with translation MTNMEKGNHQESSVVNKFQQKYWKTKQTLIKVTGKKEDEYVVASDADLDAKLEVFHSVQRTCMELLKVLEQYQRRISFLSQEENELGRFLRSQGSQDKSRAGKIMQATGKALCFSSQQRLALRAPLGRLYQEVETFRYRAISDTWLTVNRMEQSRTEYRGALLWMKDVSQELDPDTHKQMEKFRKVQTQVRHTKTGFDKLKNDVCQKVDLLGASRCNLLSHVLTTYQTTLLHFWEKTSHTMAAIHESFKGCQTHEASALGGSDQAAKKKVKKKTKAKAEDEETSQNTDEALISIEEETLSSNLMQTGNDDTFSSSHEKDGLSLLNEILGSSSLEDRGFSQEWREVFGEDDLTGGNRADTQLSEEEPAFFLPSKLLDQNMNGPQSKVSGWTTAIPQNIPENSSVASQISSKPAVKDTSKDLSAWFNLFADLDPLSNPDAIGRTDEEQELLNA, from the exons ATGACAAACATGGAGAAAGGGAACCA TCAAGAATCATCCGTGGTCAACAAGTTCCAGCAGAAATACTGGAAAACCAAGCAAACCCTGATTAAAGTCACAGGAAAGAAGGAAGATGAGTATGTTGTTGCTTCAGATGCTGATCTGGACGCTAAACTGGAG GTGTTTCATTCAGTACAGAGAACGTGCATGGAGCTCCTTAAGGTGCTTGAACAGTATCAAAGGAGAATCAGCT ttttgtcCCAGGAGGAGAATGAACTGGGTCGGTTCCTGCGTTCGCAGGGCTCTCAGGACAAAAGTCGTGCTGGAAAGATCATGCAAGCTACTGGGAAAGCTCTCTGCTTCTCTTCACAGCAGAG GCTGGCGCTGCGAGCTCCGCTGGGCCGTCTGTACCAGGAGGTGGAGACGTTTCGGTACCGAGCCATTTCTGACACCTGGCTGACGGTGAACAGGATGGAGCAGTCACGGACCGAGTACAGAGGAGCTCTGCTCTGGATGAAGGACGTTTCTCAGGAGCTGGACCCCGACACACACAAGCAGATGGAGAAGTTTCGTAAG GTTCAAACTCAGGTGCGTCATACCAAGACAGGTTTTGACAAACTGAAGAATGATGTGTGTCAGAAGGTTGATCTGCTCGGAGCCAGTCGCTGTAATCTGCTCTCACACGTTCTGACAACCTATCAG ACCACATTGCTTCATTTCTGGGAGAAAACCTCTCACACTATGGCTGCTATTCATGAGAGCTTCAAAGGCTGCCAGACTCACGAGGCTTCAGCGCTGGGG GGTTCAGATCAAGCTGCAAAGAAAAAAGTCAAGAAGAAAACAAAGGCAAAAGCAGAAGATGAAGAGACGAGTCAGAATACAGATGAAGC CCTTATTTCAATTGAAGAAGAAACTCTGAGCAGTAACCTCATGCAAACAG GAAATGATGACACTTTCTCCAGCAGTCACGAGAAGGATGGCTTGAGTTTGTTGAATGAGATTCTGGGCAGCAGTTCTCTGGAGGACAGGGGTTTCTCACAGGAATGGCGGGAGGTGTTTGGGGAAGATGATCTGACCGGCGGTAACAGAGCAGACACTCAGCTGTCCGAGGAGGAGCCCGCTTTCTTTCTGCCTTCCAAACTACTGGACCAGAACATGAACGGCCCGCAGTCCAAAGTCTCAG GTTGGACAACAGCCATTCCACAGAATATTCCTGAAAACTCATCTGTAGCGAGTCAAATCTCTTCCAAACCTGCAGTGAAAG ATACCTCAAAAGATCTCTCTGCTTGGTTCAATCTGTTTGCTGACCTGGATCCGCTGTCAAACCCGGATGCAATCGGCCGAACCGATGAAGAACAGGAGCTCCTGAACGCTTAA